The DNA segment TAGACGAGGGCCGTGCTCACCCCGACGGTGAAGGAACGCTGGCGGAACAGCGCCGGATCGACGAGCGGGCCGCGGTCGGCCGCCGCCAGCCGCCGCTGGTACAGCGCGAACAGGGCGAGCAGCACCGGGGAGACGGCGAGGCACACCCAGGTCCACTCCGGCCAGCCCTTCTGCTGGCCCTCGGCGAGCGGCAGTACGACGGCGACCAGACCGGCGGAGACCAGCAGCATGCCGAGCGGGTCGAGGCGGGACTTGCCCTGTGCCTTGGACTCGGGCACCACGCGCGGCGCGAAGACCAGCGCGGCGACACCGATGGGCACATTGACCAGGAAGCAGGTGCGCCAGCTGAGCCCGGCGATGTCCAGGTGGATCAGCACACCGCCGATGAGCTGGCCGAACACCCCGGCGAGACCCATCGTCAGGCCGAAGGCGTTGAAGGCGCGGATGCGGGCGGGCCCGCTGTAGACGGTGCCGATGATGGCGAGGACCTGGGGGCCCATCAGGGCGGAGGCGAGGCCCTGGGCGACGCGGGCCGCGACCAGTTGCCCGGCGGTGGGCGCGCTGCCGGCCCAGGCCGAGGAGAGGGTGAACAGGGCCACGCCGATCAGGAACATCCGGCGGCGGCCGTAGAGGTCGCCGAGCCGGCCGCCGGTGATCAGTCCGGCCGCGTACGCGAGCGCGTACCCGGCGACGATGAACTCCACGGCGGACGAACCGGCGTGCAGATCACGCTGGGTGGCGGGGATCGCCACATTGACGATGAACACGTCGAGGGTGATGACGAAGGTGCCGATCAGGATGATCGGCAGCATCGCCCAGTGCGGGGCCGCGGGCTCCTGCGGCGCGACGGCCCGCGGGGGGTCCGCGGTGGCGCCGGGCTGGTCGCCGTTGTGGTCCGGGGCGGCTTCCCGGGGTTCTTGTAGGGCCATGACGGCCGTTCCTCTCTTCGTGCGATGGGGGGACTGGGGAGCCGCCCCTCCCGTCACCAGGACGGGGTGTGCAGGATCTCCAGTACGGCTGCGGAGAAGCTGAAGCCCGCGCCGGCCGCGACGACGAGGACGAGGTCGCCCGGTCCGACGGCGCGTTCCAGGACGAGGTGTTCGATGCCGAGGAACTGGTCGCCGGGGCCGACATGGCCGTACTTGCGGCCGACCTCCCAGGTGCTCTGCTTCTCGGTGAAGCCCAGCAGGTCGAAATTCTCGGGGGTCTTGTTGCGGTGGACGTGCGGGGTGACGACGCGGGCGATGTCCTCGGTCGACACGCCCGCCTCGGCCAGCACGCGCCGGGTGGTGGACATCAGGGCGGCCTCGTAGCGTTCCCAGGAGCCCTCGGCCTCCGGGGTGGCCGCGTGCTGCGCGCCGCGATCGATCAGCCGTACCTCGGGGCCGGGCTGGAGGGCGAAGGGCTCCAGGCCGCGGTTCCAGCGCTCCAGCGAGTTGTCGGCGCCCAGGGTGGCGGCGACCACCCGGGCGAAGCCGGTGCGGCCGGACAGCAGCAGGGCGCTGCCGCCGTCCGCGAAGATCAGGTTCATCTGGACGTTCCAGCGGTCCACCCAGGGCGGGGCGAACCGGTCGCCGGTGGTGAGCAGCACCTCGGTGGCGAGGCCGGAGGTGAGGTATCCGGCGGCCAGGCTCAGCGAGCCGACGGCCGCGTTGCAGCGCTGCTGGAGGTCGAAGGCGGGGGCGCCGGGGCCGACGGTCTCGTTCGCGACGTAGGCCGCGGCGGGCCACATGTCGTGGCCCTGGTAGCTGCCGGAGGAGTGCAGGACGAGGCCGACGTCCGCGGGCGCGACGCCGGAGCGCTCGACGGCGAGGCGGCCCGCGCGTACGGCCATCTCGGGGCCGGAGAGTTCGTCGGAGACGGCGATGTGCTCGAAGCCGAGGTCGCGGTGCTCCGCGTCCACCAGGCCCTCGGCGGTGGCCTGTGCCACGGTGATCGTGTCCGGTATCCACGACCCGGCCGACGCGATGAAGAGGTCGTTGTCGAATCTCATACTGCTGCTTCTCTCTCGGATGGGTGGCCTCGGCAGTACGTCGGGGAGAGACCGACGAGCGCCGTGTCGGCGGGCCGCCTTGCACCATCTCGCGTCCCGCTGACACGGCGCTGACGCGCGCCGTTTCCCCCGGTCAGCTCACAGCGGTGGCCACGGTCCGCTGGAGCCGGTGTGCGAAGTGGGCGGTGACGGCCTGGGCGTGGGTGTCGATGTAGAAGTGGCCGCCCTCGTACTCGTTGTGTCCCAGGTACGACGGGGTGCGCCCGGCCCAGTGGGTCATGGCGTCCGGGGCCTCCTGGAGCGGGTCGCTGCGGCCGCCGTAGGAGGCGAGCGGGCAGCTGACGCCGGCGCCGTCGTCGTCGTAGTCCCCGGCGACCCGCAGGTCGGAGCGCAGGGCGGGCACGACCAGGGCGAGCATCTCGGGGTTGTCGTAGACCTCGGCCGGGAAGGAGCCCAACTTCTTGATCCACTCGATCAGTTCGGGCTCGGGCATCCGGCTCTGCTCCTCCGTCGGCTTGAAGAAGCCGACCGGCGACCAGCCGGACATGCCAACCATCGCGGGGACCGGGCCGCCCTCCTCCTCCATGCGGATGGCGAGCCGGAAGGCCAGCTGGGCCCCGAGGCAGTGGCCGAAGAACGCGAACGGACGGTCGTCGAGGTCGTTCAGGACCGCCTCGTGCAGAGCTTCGAGCAGCGGCCAGAAGTTCTCGTAGGTCTCCTCCTCGCGCCGGTTGTGCCGGCCGGGGAGGGTGACGGCCTGCGGGGAGATGTCCGGCGGCAGCAGGCGTTCCCAGTCGCGGTAGATGATGGCGCCGCTGCCCGCGTGGGGCAGCAGGAACAGCCGGACGGAGGCGTCGGGCGAGGGCTCCACGGGGTGGAACCAGTGTCCCTCGCTGGACATCTGGCTGCCGATGGTGCCGATGGCGG comes from the Streptomyces sp. SUK 48 genome and includes:
- a CDS encoding MFS transporter, which gives rise to MALQEPREAAPDHNGDQPGATADPPRAVAPQEPAAPHWAMLPIILIGTFVITLDVFIVNVAIPATQRDLHAGSSAVEFIVAGYALAYAAGLITGGRLGDLYGRRRMFLIGVALFTLSSAWAGSAPTAGQLVAARVAQGLASALMGPQVLAIIGTVYSGPARIRAFNAFGLTMGLAGVFGQLIGGVLIHLDIAGLSWRTCFLVNVPIGVAALVFAPRVVPESKAQGKSRLDPLGMLLVSAGLVAVVLPLAEGQQKGWPEWTWVCLAVSPVLLALFALYQRRLAAADRGPLVDPALFRQRSFTVGVSTALVYYSGMASFFLVLALYLQQGCGLSALDSGLVFLPLGVGFLGVSLTAKQIAAALGRQTLAVGALVLTASLIGLYAAVEHIGTHGEVAWLVPGLLVGGAGMAMVMAPLATVALAGTDPRHAGAASGVLSTANQVGGAIGVALVGVVFYHVLGRGTGPDAYADAFRASVYLLVPFALGVAALVQLFPRPPKKAPTS
- a CDS encoding ketoacyl-ACP synthase III family protein, giving the protein MRFDNDLFIASAGSWIPDTITVAQATAEGLVDAEHRDLGFEHIAVSDELSGPEMAVRAGRLAVERSGVAPADVGLVLHSSGSYQGHDMWPAAAYVANETVGPGAPAFDLQQRCNAAVGSLSLAAGYLTSGLATEVLLTTGDRFAPPWVDRWNVQMNLIFADGGSALLLSGRTGFARVVAATLGADNSLERWNRGLEPFALQPGPEVRLIDRGAQHAATPEAEGSWERYEAALMSTTRRVLAEAGVSTEDIARVVTPHVHRNKTPENFDLLGFTEKQSTWEVGRKYGHVGPGDQFLGIEHLVLERAVGPGDLVLVVAAGAGFSFSAAVLEILHTPSW
- a CDS encoding thioesterase domain-containing protein → MSSEGHWFHPVEPSPDASVRLFLLPHAGSGAIIYRDWERLLPPDISPQAVTLPGRHNRREEETYENFWPLLEALHEAVLNDLDDRPFAFFGHCLGAQLAFRLAIRMEEEGGPVPAMVGMSGWSPVGFFKPTEEQSRMPEPELIEWIKKLGSFPAEVYDNPEMLALVVPALRSDLRVAGDYDDDGAGVSCPLASYGGRSDPLQEAPDAMTHWAGRTPSYLGHNEYEGGHFYIDTHAQAVTAHFAHRLQRTVATAVS